The window CAAGAGAGTTTCTGCTTGAGAAGTGGTTTCGGCTTTTTCCATCGCTGAACGTTCAGCAGAAGAAAGATCGGGGTATTCCttgggaggagggaagggagaggagaggtCGTAATTGTGCCGTCTATTGGGAGGACCAAACACAGGCTGAACTTGCAGACCCAACAATTCTTTTTCCAACGCGTCCcgttcttcctcctcagCATACTCATCCTCCTTGCCATCAAATTCATCCGCCGTCAAATCCCatgcctcttcttcttcgctgctcttatccatctcttccatcggttctctcctttccctcATTGCTTCTCTACGCCTGAAACGATACCTCGCATATCGCCTCATAAGCACCATCTCCGCCAACCTGAACCCACCTTCCACATCTCCAATCCTGATCAACGCAACGGTAAGATGATTATAATTCTCAGCGTCAAAGCCGAATCCTGCTGCGTCCACAGCGCTCCACACTTTCCTCACTTCCTTGTACCGCCCAGCAGAGGATAGACTGTCAAGAGCAATAGAGAGGGGAATACACAGGATCGAATCATTGGTGCGTACAGGCAAATCTTGGCGGGGACCCCTGGCCACCCATGATGGCTTGAACGTAACATTCTCCACCGCATAGTTGTATATCTTTTCCCAAACTTCAAGCATCTTGTCAGTATCTCCTGCTCGACGATACACGTCCATCAACTGCGTCCACATCTGCACCCTCTGTCTAGGTCCATTCTGTCCATCAGAATCGGCCAAATCAAAGTAATTTTGCGCCTCTTCCCATCTCTGCAACTCTCCATGCGCACGGACCAAGGGTGAGAAGATGTTTTGGTTGATGAGTGCTCTGTCCGCACCGATATCCGCAATTTGTCCTTTGCCAACTTCTGCGTGTACAGACATGGCAAAAGCGTGCGCCTGCTCCAAAGCTCGTTCACCCCTTGCGTCGGTGAATGATTGGATAATCATACCATATGTCACACTTGAAGGCAAGATACCTCGCTTGATCATCTCGTTGTACACCGCTTTCGAGCTCGCAGCGTCATCGGTACGGATATATCCATGTAAAAGAATGGAGAAATGGTAAACATTTGGAAAAGGCCCGAGACATTGTCGAGAGAGGGTGTCCATTTCTTCGTAGAGATCCCTAGCGAGATCCATATCCCCGCTATCACACGCAGACAATATGACCAACGCCCAGGCATTGCTGGTTGGCTTCTTGATCTGCCTGAACAATTTGATCACGCTTTCCATAGGTGCAGGTAACCAAACAAGAGCCTGCATGATTGCCGATAACACGGGATCTGTCATTCTCACTTGTGGATCAAGTGATGACCAACGCTTGGCGGCTTGTCCCCAGTTTCCGGCTTGAACTTCAGCGTTGATCATGGCAGCATGAGCGACGGGGTCGGGCTTGATACCAGCTTCAATCATGGCGCGATATACATTATCCGCATTCACTGGGTCTCGACGTTTGGCAAAAAGTGTGATAAGAGTGGTATAAGTGTACAAATCAGGCACTAGACCGGATTCGATCAGGAGATCAAATGTGCTGACGGCAGAATTGACATTGACTTGGCCGGCATAGAGTTTCAGCAAGGCGTTGTAAGCGTAAATTGACGGCCCACGCAATGCGGTCATACGGTCGAGCAGACATCTCGCTTCCTCAGCTTCGTTGGCTGCGAGATGAGCCGTAAAGAGAATTTCGAGCGCAAAAGGTTCGTTACTCCAGTGTTCGCCCACGCGTTCTTTGAGAACACCAATGGTCTCCTCCACTTTACCCCTTTGTGCATAAGTCTTGGCCAGTTCGACACGGTCATACCACGACGCCTCCCACTCTGTCGAAAGGACATGCCAAGCAGccgcctcttcttccatccaGCCTACCCGACCCGCGAAAGACAATATTCGTCGTTGAGCTGTACGACTAAGAGGGCTGTGAACAGTCTTCATGCGTTGAAGAATCTCCTTGGCATCCTCGTGTCTGGTGACAGCCATTTGCTCGCATAAAAATATGGCAGCATCAGCTGGAACTGTGATCCCTCTGTCCGCAAGGACCTGATGAAGGTCTAGCGCATCTTGCAGTCGGCTTCGATCTTGTGAAAGACTGACAAACATCAAAACACCTAGCCATCTCGTCCTCGCCGTCGGGTGTTGACTATACTCTTCAGTCCACCACTGAATCGGGTTATTTACTCGAGTAAGCGCCCTGAAGAAGATCCTCGCCACATCTTCGTGGAGCCGATGCATTGGCTTGGTACTCTGGACGAGCTGGTGGCGGAAACTGGTGGAGCAGATACGAAGAAAGTCGACAAGATCGTGATTGCGGTCGGCCGCGAGAACGGCTTCTTCGTACATTTTGAGATAGTGATAGTCATATTTAGGATAAGCGCCTACTTGACCATTGTGGGTGGTGATGCGAGCAATAATTCTCGTCAGACCTGTGACCATTTCTTTCCTTGCCTTATCCCATTCCTCGACTTGTACATAGGCCAATGACGCGATGGCATGACTGAGAGAATGGGTGATCAAAGTGGAAGTTAGGCTCCTTCCCTTCTGCAAAACCTCTTCGACTTTGGCACTGGAGCTTCCAAGCTGCGCAACCGCAAAAGCCCTAACAGCCGCGGCCATCAAAGGCATAGCCTTCTGGTTGCTATCACCAATGGTATCCAGATTCAACAATTTCTCCAAGCTATTCGCCAGCCATGCCCATTCATCTCCATTGGCTGTTTGGCGGAATAACTCAAAAATCCAAGCAAGGTTGGATATTGAGCCGAGCTTTTTGAACGCCAAAGGCTCCGGCACGAGCATGCTGAATTCTCTTATGAAATCGCGGGCAGAATTGAATTCTCTATGGCGAAGCTTCTGGTATAAATTGGAAGGGACACAGAATTCGGGAGACGGGGGGAACGCTGGGTTGATGAATTGGTTCTGCGCCGACAGAACTTGAGAGTGTTTGTATCTCTGACGTTCTTCGTGATCAATTACAGGGGCCTCTTTGGATAAAATTGGGGCAGAAAACGAGTTATAAGGATGGGTATCGTCGACATGTTGGACAGCGCTACTCGAGTATGACCGTATTGGCTGGGAGTGTGGCAAAGACCGTGTCATCTGCTCGTCATAAGTATCGAAGTCCTTCTCTGTGGCAAAAAGCAACTCACTTGTCGTAACCCTTTACTTTCTACGCCAGTCAAACTTCCTTTTCTGGCTGCACCAGGCCAACGCTGAGGGGTGCATATTGAGCATGAGCGTGGTGGTAGAGATTTGGCCACCAAAATTTGTGACATCTACATAGCGTCAGCCCAATTGCATATAAACGCAAGTATGGCAACTCACTGATGAATTCACTTTGGAAGGTTCCTGGCTCATTCTGCGAACAGTAGTCGTTGCTCCAAGCTGTTGGAAATACTCATTGTGGACGAGCGTCAAAACGTGAGCTGCAGCGGTGGAGGAAATGGTGGCCCTAGGAAGGATACGAGTAACTCGAGAAGGGACCATGGATGGCGGAATTAGGATGGTAACCGAGTTCGGCTACTTTTTCTGGAAGAATTATTGGGGGATTGGGCTTTTGAATGAAGAATTACGG is drawn from Cryptococcus gattii WM276 chromosome A, complete sequence and contains these coding sequences:
- a CDS encoding uncharacterized protein (Similar to TIGR gene model, INSD accession AAW41992.1); protein product: MVPSRVTRILPRATISSTAAAHVLTLVHNEYFQQLGATTTVRRMSQEPSKVNSSMSQILVAKSLPPRSCSICTPQRWPGAARKGSLTGVESKGLRQMTRSLPHSQPIRSYSSSAVQHVDDTHPYNSFSAPILSKEAPVIDHEERQRYKHSQVLSAQNQFINPAFPPSPEFCVPSNLYQKLRHREFNSARDFIREFSMLVPEPLAFKKLGSISNLAWIFELFRQTANGDEWAWLANSLEKLLNLDTIGDSNQKAMPLMAAAVRAFAVAQLGSSSAKVEEVLQKGRSLTSTLITHSLSHAIASLAYVQVEEWDKARKEMVTGLTRIIARITTHNGQVGAYPKYDYHYLKMYEEAVLAADRNHDLVDFLRICSTSFRHQLVQSTKPMHRLHEDVARIFFRALTRVNNPIQWWTEEYSQHPTARTRWLGVLMFVSLSQDRSRLQDALDLHQVLADRGITVPADAAIFLCEQMAVTRHEDAKEILQRMKTVHSPLSRTAQRRILSFAGRVGWMEEEAAAWHVLSTEWEASWYDRVELAKTYAQRGKVEETIGVLKERVGEHWSNEPFALEILFTAHLAANEAEEARCLLDRMTALRGPSIYAYNALLKLYAGQVNVNSAVSTFDLLIESGLVPDLYTYTTLITLFAKRRDPVNADNVYRAMIEAGIKPDPVAHAAMINAEVQAGNWGQAAKRWSSLDPQVRMTDPVLSAIMQALVWLPAPMESVIKLFRQIKKPTSNAWALVILSACDSGDMDLARDLYEEMDTLSRQCLGPFPNVYHFSILLHGYIRTDDAASSKAVYNEMIKRGILPSSVTYGMIIQSFTDARGERALEQAHAFAMSVHAEVGKGQIADIGADRALINQNIFSPLVRAHGELQRWEEAQNYFDLADSDGQNGPRQRVQMWTQLMDVYRRAGDTDKMLEVWEKIYNYAVENVTFKPSWVARGPRQDLPVRTNDSILCIPLSIALDSLSSAGRYKEVRKVWSAVDAAGFGFDAENYNHLTVALIRIGDVEGGFRLAEMVLMRRYARYRFRRREAMRERREPMEEMDKSSEEEEAWDLTADEFDGKEDEYAEEEERDALEKELLGLQVQPVFGPPNRRHNYDLSSPFPPPKEYPDLSSAERSAMEKAETTSQAETLLKRWRPSDALWKPSIITISVIDHALQQLEEMKTRRVWIPLSREEQAEAEAKIALEEDPSRPLDTYRTLCPCPTDESLHERKQSESSSPSLSLSEFDLDREAEFNSSSNDQDPNQPVQKGVYGIVLPIFGNVPVRHFRTHRILEMTPGSFALSLRRKYGRLADLIMFHRKKRGNARMKETKGELYKD